In Mycolicibacter virginiensis, the DNA window CTGTTCGATCCCCAGGTGATCCAGCAGGGCAGCGGCGTCGTCGGCCATGTCCTCGAGCGTGTAGACGGCCGGGCTGGGTTTGCCCAGCCAGAATCGCGCCATCCGGGGGACCAATGCGCCACGGGCATGTTCGCGGCCCAGCTTGCTGGACAACCCGACGTCGCGGTTGTCGTAGCGGATCACCCGCAGGCCCTGGGCGACCAGCTTCTCGCAGAACCCGGTGCGCCACAGCAGCAGCTGAGCGCCCAGACCCATCACCAGCAGTACCGGCGGATCCTCGGGGTTGCCCAGGTCTTCGTAGAAGATCTCCAGATCGCCCGAGCGGGCGGTGCCGCTGCGCATCTCCACCACGGTCAGACTCCCGGGTCGTCGTTGTCTTTGTGCTCGCGGCTGACGTCGACCATGAAGTTGGCGAAGTAACCGGTCAGCTGTGGGTCGGACATCATCTGCCAGCGTGGCGCCAGCAGTTTCATGTAGCGCTCGACATAGAGGAACTGCTTGCCGATGAGCACCAGCTCGCGCGGCAGCTTGACGTCGTAGGCATCGGCCAGCGCTCCGAGCTGCTTGCCGATCTCGGCGTAGGACATGTCGCCCAGCGATTTCATCGTCAGCGGGGTGGCGAACGCCTCGAGGTCCTTGGCGGCCTGGCCCTCGGGTTTGACGGTGCCCACCGCGCCCATCAGCACCACGATCTTGCCGGCCGCGGCGTGGTCCTTCTTGACCAGCAGTGCGTAGACCAGCTCGCGCAGCAGCCACCGGGTGCGGGGGTCGATGCGGCCCATGATCCCGAAGTCCAGGAACACCACCCGGCCCTCGTCATCGACCAGCAGATTGCCGGCGTGCAGGTCGCCGTGGAACAACCCGTGCCGCAGCCCGCCCTCGAAGGTGGAGAACAGCAGCGCCTTGACCAGCTCCACGCCGTCGAACCCGGCCTTGCGGATGGCGGGGGCGTCGTCGATGCGGATGCCCGCCACGCGCTCCATCGTCAGCACCCGCTCGCTGGTGAAGTCCCAGTGCACGTCGGGCACCTTGATGTTGCGGCCGAGCGGGGAGGCATGCAGGTGCGACACCCAGGTCTGCATCGACTGGCCCTCGATACGGAAGTCCAGCTCCTCGGCGAGGTTGTCGGCGAAGTCGGCGACCACATCACCGGCCGACAGTCGCCGGCCCAACTTGGCCAGCTCCACCAGCTGGGCGAAGCGTTTGAGGATCTGCAGGTCGGCCGCGACCCGTCGGCGGATGCCGGGCCGCTGGATCTTGACCACGACCTCCTCGCCGCTGTGCAGGGTGGCGAAGTGCACCTGGGCGATCGAGGCCGACGCGATCGGGGTCTCGTCGAACTTCGCGAACAGCTCCTGCGGTTCGGCGCCCAGTTCCTCGACAAAAAGGGCATGTACCTCGGCCGGGTCGGCCGGCGGCACGGAGTCGAGCAGGCCGCGGAACTCCCGAGACAGCAGTTCGCCGAACGCGCCGGGGCTCGAGGCGATGATCTGGCCGAACTTGACGTAGGTGGGGCCCAGGTCGGCGAACGTCTGCGGCAGCTCGCGG includes these proteins:
- a CDS encoding ABC1 kinase family protein; this translates as MSSTPPRQVAQLDRVPLPVEAARIGATGWQLTRAATRVFTRLLGPGPIQQKVIRELPQTFADLGPTYVKFGQIIASSPGAFGELLSREFRGLLDSVPPADPAEVHALFVEELGAEPQELFAKFDETPIASASIAQVHFATLHSGEEVVVKIQRPGIRRRVAADLQILKRFAQLVELAKLGRRLSAGDVVADFADNLAEELDFRIEGQSMQTWVSHLHASPLGRNIKVPDVHWDFTSERVLTMERVAGIRIDDAPAIRKAGFDGVELVKALLFSTFEGGLRHGLFHGDLHAGNLLVDDEGRVVFLDFGIMGRIDPRTRWLLRELVYALLVKKDHAAAGKIVVLMGAVGTVKPEGQAAKDLEAFATPLTMKSLGDMSYAEIGKQLGALADAYDVKLPRELVLIGKQFLYVERYMKLLAPRWQMMSDPQLTGYFANFMVDVSREHKDNDDPGV